The Leptospira sp. WS39.C2 genome contains a region encoding:
- a CDS encoding holo-ACP synthase has translation MKSSYSIGMDMVYIPEFETYLKDPGTAFFDQTFTEWEKNAADLKQTNQRATFYSGRYAAKEAFLKALDGRWLHTKPTITFKYFELEIRNDDYGRPYFRYYGSLLKTISDLQMESVRLSITHVHEYAASQVLIEF, from the coding sequence ATGAAAAGTTCCTATTCAATTGGAATGGATATGGTGTACATTCCAGAATTTGAAACTTACTTAAAAGATCCAGGGACGGCTTTCTTTGACCAAACATTTACGGAGTGGGAGAAAAATGCTGCTGATTTGAAACAAACGAATCAGCGGGCAACATTTTATTCGGGTAGGTATGCTGCTAAAGAAGCATTTTTAAAAGCACTGGATGGTCGCTGGTTGCATACCAAACCAACGATTACATTTAAGTATTTTGAATTGGAGATTCGAAATGATGATTATGGAAGGCCATATTTCCGTTATTATGGCTCACTTTTAAAAACTATTTCCGACCTCCAAATGGAATCTGTTAGACTATCAATAACGCATGTTCATGAGTACGCAGCATCCCAAGTTTTAATTGAATTTTAG
- a CDS encoding carboxyl transferase domain-containing protein: protein MVQKNIILNSNSTLDLTHFEDIEKVRSELKKNDPNLGFEVTKQTSERNGVLKKVLIANRGEIAKRFILALQEEGIQSVAVVADEDRGQSWFEFANQVIYIGEARNYASIPVICAAILESGANAVYPGYGFLSENFLFVERLLEVEKFYDRRIIFMGPKSSVMRRVGNKLDARRLAVENGIPLFLGSGSIETVEEAEAEAKRIGFPVIIKLDAGGGGKGMLVVRSVDELAQAIESAKRIGLNSYENDTFYLEKYIETPAHFEVQIFNGVAIGIRKCAVQRRNQKIIEESGESFLDDHVQLQLLSNAEKFSEISGYSDGCGAGTVEFLLDRNSGQFGFLEMNTRLQVEYTVTDQSLGIDLAKWQIFLFDERLNQIQYDTVKRKRFGDRNHSIQCRIYAEDPFQNYSPSPGKIKDLELPTFNGIRCDFGFKSGDKIPGDFDPMVGKLISYGRDRNEAIQRMERALSELFIRGITTNIEQLLMIIRHDLFRAGDYDNRLLGDNKELTISSTDYLEEAIIYACLGETIRLSGKNVSETFRERDLVKIVYSNETLNSPFQFKITSQDKIIRLTVLRTGLGEFLVSGNTILSKKIRITRYSADGNQFLAESESRSISVRIDVKPSFHLIRFTSKIDGKLHYARIQLQFESGNLSANEIGFLRSPFQGTFVKIFNDPKTVRPWSVGSKIKKDEPLLMISAMKMETVLKSPIDGVIEHIVEDGNLNKLVRGKTASGQILGKSFSEGEVLVRVTPNESANPKNDQFNEEMSNEILEFSILNHWNSIPTGKDTNQNFKFDSELNSIKSRNEILQFFYSWILGFVKGANSHIRINFLLDNLNIDSILKSTEESKNWTAFIKFFIKFNVLLRSLFSSDIGSVHSHLGEMQRSLLHWDTEGFVPNKSTSRLLTKVFHHYGVKALTTFRKRPDQGEAFYYMVSAFKTQKEQRELFAKILEKLSPLVPQSKSTSLNLRVLLYFEEREQEPKLESIIRIILGRRRSFDFDIPEGIKTLSRRHNESFAKFKKNPWSLFEQPKMEESEFIKSLDKAGINLSSDLPEHVQNLIQNKLNYWKKIGEIQRLHSPLKNQILYYIQGQETSTYLLFVVMNTDFLVPIVDIEEKFHCPKLEKEAILGASVLQGANNAKKADFLRLEMVSYSNETQKTDDKNLNKIIEYEKLYNSAHSILEFFFHAAFSSLTIDIERNINKKSFFQTYSFFIRDGKLRIDNIGENDIKFPYSSEAEKNDSKLYEKGKWPVERWVEETLDPNSFQEILIPGLDFLENDSSTEIKQTQKVGAKIYLGKLANSDVLFFLKDSRIAGGATGDKEGKKYLSAAYIAYRKDIPLYVWNDGAGANIKEGMVALNRASEGFFITALLTHRVKSEEFRSAIESHNDSVISSFLLKLETLPNLNFKKYVTGERPSQCYVVAVGVGSSTGLDVYGSSQASIQVILDEEQSYRVLTGASVIESVTGESLTNYEIGGARVMGHGTGTVDFVANDKPHLISILYKIQSILFSKIESPSLYSLTNQNREGSKIIFSERKIQEIADLGEYLSIKENYSGSESLVSGLFSMAGNPIIALGPRTEFGFHSIQALVKAKESVRIAQKINSGLLLVYGSKWYRSSYAENNQSLRVRRDFQKQLQKFSRAIIHIVKDREGLTLPELSSIGDVWIWVQSEGLDDNKFQSSQIANPEHCATISVRSEEEAYLKASQIFNLLHVRELDHFSKRHSYPQIPIDSSVAYDMEKLVIREILDDLSFIEFYKDDPGKSLVTGLGRIEGKTIGVIADQPKDGGAPDAHGTEKFRIFMEFLNKHNIPLLMLSDSPGFVPGTKQERLRIQQIGGESLDVNVLSTNPIVSIVLRQNYGGRQIHAFSGFLRPAVSYHAWEEGTLAVMGAHSAFDLFQGVKVAQLRKENKEVEIDSLRKDFLDSYKEKAKAKNDALGTKVLDGVFGSIADLRSIVLDALKSAENKQSLWMDGIKDPSR, encoded by the coding sequence ATGGTTCAAAAGAATATTATATTAAACAGCAATAGTACATTAGATTTAACTCATTTTGAAGACATAGAAAAAGTTAGATCGGAACTTAAAAAAAATGATCCAAATTTAGGATTTGAAGTTACCAAACAAACTTCCGAACGAAATGGAGTTTTAAAAAAAGTTCTAATTGCAAACAGAGGAGAAATCGCTAAACGATTTATCCTCGCCTTACAAGAAGAAGGCATACAATCTGTTGCGGTGGTTGCAGATGAAGATAGAGGTCAATCTTGGTTTGAATTTGCAAACCAGGTGATTTACATCGGTGAAGCAAGAAACTATGCTAGTATACCTGTGATCTGCGCTGCCATTTTAGAATCTGGAGCAAATGCAGTGTATCCAGGTTATGGATTTTTATCAGAAAATTTTTTATTCGTAGAACGCCTTTTGGAAGTAGAAAAATTCTACGATCGTCGAATTATTTTTATGGGTCCAAAATCTTCCGTTATGCGAAGAGTGGGCAATAAATTAGATGCACGCCGCTTAGCTGTAGAAAATGGTATTCCACTTTTTTTAGGCTCAGGTTCCATCGAAACTGTAGAAGAAGCTGAAGCGGAAGCCAAACGAATTGGTTTTCCAGTCATCATTAAATTGGATGCTGGTGGTGGTGGAAAAGGAATGTTAGTTGTTCGTTCCGTCGATGAATTGGCCCAAGCGATTGAAAGTGCAAAACGGATTGGTCTAAATTCTTATGAGAATGATACCTTTTATCTTGAAAAATATATAGAAACTCCTGCACATTTTGAAGTTCAAATTTTTAATGGAGTTGCCATTGGAATTCGGAAATGTGCCGTTCAAAGGAGAAACCAGAAAATTATAGAAGAATCTGGAGAATCGTTTTTAGATGATCATGTCCAATTACAATTACTTTCCAACGCAGAAAAGTTTTCTGAAATTTCTGGGTACTCTGATGGTTGCGGTGCTGGTACGGTTGAATTTTTATTAGATCGAAACTCAGGTCAATTTGGATTTTTGGAAATGAACACTCGCCTCCAAGTTGAATACACAGTAACAGACCAATCCCTAGGAATCGATTTAGCTAAATGGCAGATCTTTTTATTTGATGAAAGATTAAATCAAATCCAATACGATACGGTAAAAAGAAAACGGTTTGGAGATAGAAACCATTCTATCCAATGCCGTATTTATGCAGAAGACCCTTTCCAAAACTATTCTCCGTCTCCAGGAAAAATCAAAGATCTAGAATTGCCAACTTTTAATGGGATTCGTTGCGATTTTGGATTCAAATCAGGGGATAAAATTCCTGGAGATTTTGATCCGATGGTTGGGAAATTAATTTCTTACGGACGTGATCGGAATGAAGCCATACAAAGAATGGAAAGAGCATTGAGTGAACTTTTTATCCGAGGCATCACCACTAATATAGAGCAGCTTCTTATGATCATAAGGCACGATTTATTTCGGGCTGGAGATTATGACAATCGACTCCTAGGTGACAATAAGGAATTAACAATATCTAGCACTGATTATCTGGAGGAGGCTATCATTTATGCTTGTTTAGGCGAAACCATACGGTTATCAGGCAAAAATGTTTCAGAAACATTTCGAGAAAGAGATTTAGTTAAAATTGTATATTCAAATGAAACTTTAAATTCACCATTCCAATTTAAAATTACATCCCAAGACAAAATAATTAGGTTAACAGTGCTTAGAACTGGTTTGGGTGAATTTTTAGTTAGTGGGAATACGATTTTGTCAAAAAAAATTCGCATCACACGTTATAGTGCTGATGGGAACCAATTTTTAGCGGAATCTGAAAGTAGATCTATCTCTGTACGTATAGACGTAAAACCAAGTTTCCATTTGATTCGATTTACAAGTAAAATTGATGGTAAATTACATTATGCTAGGATTCAACTCCAGTTTGAATCCGGAAATTTATCAGCAAATGAAATTGGTTTTTTACGTTCACCATTTCAAGGAACATTTGTCAAAATATTCAATGATCCAAAAACTGTTCGTCCTTGGTCTGTCGGGAGTAAAATAAAAAAGGATGAACCTTTACTAATGATTTCAGCGATGAAGATGGAAACTGTTTTAAAATCGCCAATTGACGGGGTTATTGAACACATCGTTGAAGATGGAAATTTAAATAAATTGGTCAGAGGAAAAACAGCCTCAGGTCAAATTTTAGGTAAAAGTTTTTCGGAAGGTGAAGTACTTGTGAGAGTAACTCCAAATGAATCCGCAAACCCAAAAAATGATCAATTCAATGAAGAAATGTCTAATGAAATTTTAGAATTTTCCATTCTGAATCATTGGAATTCCATCCCTACTGGGAAAGATACAAATCAAAATTTTAAATTTGATTCCGAATTAAATTCAATAAAATCCCGAAATGAAATTTTGCAGTTTTTTTATTCATGGATTTTAGGATTTGTAAAAGGTGCAAATTCGCATATTAGAATTAATTTCTTATTAGATAATCTTAATATAGATTCAATATTAAAATCCACTGAAGAAAGTAAAAATTGGACTGCGTTTATAAAATTTTTTATAAAATTTAATGTATTACTCCGGAGTTTATTTTCTTCAGACATAGGATCCGTACATTCACATCTTGGTGAAATGCAAAGGTCTCTTTTACATTGGGATACAGAAGGTTTTGTTCCAAACAAATCCACTTCGAGATTGTTGACAAAAGTGTTTCACCACTATGGAGTGAAAGCATTGACAACCTTTAGGAAAAGACCTGACCAAGGGGAAGCCTTTTATTACATGGTGTCTGCTTTTAAAACTCAGAAAGAACAAAGGGAATTGTTCGCAAAAATTTTAGAAAAACTAAGTCCACTTGTTCCACAGTCCAAGTCCACAAGTTTAAATTTGCGAGTTCTTTTGTACTTTGAAGAAAGGGAACAAGAACCAAAATTAGAATCCATTATTCGGATCATTCTTGGAAGAAGGAGAAGTTTTGATTTCGATATTCCAGAAGGCATTAAAACCCTTTCACGTCGCCATAATGAAAGTTTTGCCAAATTTAAAAAGAATCCGTGGTCTCTTTTTGAACAACCAAAGATGGAAGAATCGGAGTTCATAAAATCATTGGATAAGGCTGGTATAAACCTTAGTTCAGATTTACCAGAGCATGTACAAAACTTAATACAAAATAAATTAAATTATTGGAAGAAGATTGGAGAAATTCAAAGACTCCATTCACCATTAAAGAATCAAATTTTATATTATATCCAAGGACAGGAAACATCCACCTACCTTTTGTTTGTGGTTATGAATACTGATTTTTTAGTTCCTATTGTGGATATAGAAGAAAAATTCCATTGTCCAAAATTGGAAAAAGAAGCCATCTTGGGAGCATCGGTATTACAAGGTGCGAACAATGCAAAAAAGGCAGATTTTTTAAGATTGGAAATGGTTTCGTATTCTAATGAAACACAAAAGACCGATGATAAAAATTTAAATAAGATCATTGAATATGAAAAATTATACAATAGTGCTCATTCTATTTTAGAATTTTTTTTCCATGCAGCCTTCTCTAGTTTAACAATTGATATTGAAAGAAACATAAACAAAAAAAGTTTTTTTCAAACTTATTCATTTTTCATTAGAGATGGAAAACTTAGAATTGATAACATTGGAGAGAATGATATAAAATTTCCTTACTCATCTGAGGCAGAAAAAAACGATTCCAAATTATATGAAAAAGGAAAATGGCCTGTAGAAAGGTGGGTAGAGGAAACGTTAGATCCAAACAGTTTCCAAGAAATATTAATACCAGGTTTGGATTTTTTAGAGAACGACAGCTCCACTGAAATTAAACAAACCCAAAAGGTGGGAGCTAAAATTTATTTAGGAAAACTTGCAAATAGTGATGTTTTATTTTTCTTAAAAGATTCGCGTATTGCTGGAGGTGCAACTGGGGATAAAGAAGGAAAAAAATATTTGAGTGCTGCCTACATTGCTTACAGAAAAGATATTCCCCTATATGTTTGGAATGATGGTGCTGGAGCGAACATAAAAGAAGGAATGGTTGCTCTCAATCGTGCTTCGGAAGGTTTTTTTATAACCGCTCTTCTCACACATAGAGTAAAATCAGAAGAGTTTCGTTCCGCAATTGAGTCACATAACGATTCTGTAATATCAAGTTTTTTGCTTAAATTAGAAACTCTTCCAAATTTGAATTTTAAAAAATATGTGACAGGAGAAAGACCTAGTCAGTGTTATGTTGTGGCAGTTGGAGTTGGTTCTTCCACGGGTCTCGATGTTTACGGGTCTTCCCAGGCTTCCATCCAAGTGATTTTAGACGAAGAACAATCGTATCGAGTTTTGACTGGTGCTTCTGTCATTGAATCTGTCACGGGTGAATCTTTGACAAATTATGAAATTGGTGGTGCACGAGTGATGGGGCATGGAACAGGAACTGTGGACTTTGTAGCCAACGACAAACCCCATTTGATCTCAATACTTTACAAAATACAATCCATACTATTTAGTAAAATTGAAAGTCCTTCCTTATATTCTCTTACAAATCAGAATAGGGAAGGATCCAAAATTATTTTTTCGGAAAGAAAAATCCAAGAAATTGCGGACTTAGGCGAATACCTATCCATTAAGGAAAATTATTCAGGTTCAGAATCGTTGGTTTCTGGACTTTTTTCAATGGCGGGAAATCCGATCATTGCACTTGGGCCACGTACAGAATTTGGATTTCATTCTATACAAGCATTGGTAAAAGCAAAAGAATCAGTAAGGATTGCGCAGAAAATTAATTCAGGTTTACTCTTAGTTTATGGTTCAAAATGGTATCGAAGTTCTTATGCTGAAAATAACCAATCTCTTAGAGTAAGGAGAGACTTCCAAAAACAATTACAAAAATTTAGTAGGGCAATCATTCATATTGTTAAGGACAGAGAAGGTCTAACCTTACCAGAGTTATCTTCAATTGGAGACGTATGGATTTGGGTTCAATCGGAGGGTTTAGATGATAATAAATTCCAATCATCCCAAATTGCAAACCCAGAACATTGTGCAACAATTTCTGTCCGATCAGAAGAAGAAGCATACTTAAAAGCATCTCAAATATTCAATCTATTGCATGTAAGAGAACTGGATCATTTTTCGAAACGCCATTCTTATCCTCAAATTCCCATTGATTCTTCTGTCGCCTATGACATGGAAAAATTGGTGATTCGTGAAATTTTAGATGATCTAAGTTTCATCGAGTTTTATAAAGATGACCCAGGTAAAAGTTTGGTAACAGGGCTTGGTCGTATTGAAGGAAAAACCATAGGTGTCATTGCTGACCAACCCAAAGATGGAGGCGCGCCGGATGCCCATGGAACAGAAAAATTCAGAATATTTATGGAATTTTTAAACAAACACAATATCCCCTTACTTATGTTATCTGATTCACCTGGTTTTGTTCCTGGAACCAAACAAGAACGACTACGAATACAACAAATAGGTGGTGAGTCATTGGATGTGAATGTCCTATCCACAAATCCTATCGTGTCAATTGTTCTGAGACAAAATTATGGTGGTCGCCAGATCCATGCTTTTAGCGGGTTTTTACGGCCAGCAGTATCATACCATGCATGGGAGGAAGGAACACTTGCCGTAATGGGAGCACACTCAGCCTTCGATTTATTCCAAGGTGTTAAAGTGGCTCAGTTACGAAAGGAAAACAAAGAGGTCGAAATTGATTCACTCAGAAAGGACTTTTTAGATTCTTATAAAGAAAAAGCCAAAGCAAAAAACGATGCGTTAGGAACTAAGGTTTTGGATGGAGTATTTGGATCGATTGCAGATTTACGTTCTATCGTTTTGGATGCATTGAAGTCTGCAGAGAATAAACAAAGTTTATGGATGGATGGGATCAAAGACCCTTCCAGATAA